A stretch of Bacillus pseudomycoides DNA encodes these proteins:
- the tsaE gene encoding tRNA (adenosine(37)-N6)-threonylcarbamoyltransferase complex ATPase subunit type 1 TsaE, translated as MNKYEITTTSSEETQNLSEKLGNLVKEKDVLILEGDLGAGKTTFTKGLAKGLGVKRVVNSPTFNIIKEYKGRLPLYHMDVYRLAESEEDLGFDEYFYGEGITVVEWAHLIESFLPNEKLKISLFHTGDDTRKIVLEPSGERYIRLCEELLQDESTSN; from the coding sequence TTGAATAAATATGAAATAACGACAACTTCGTCTGAAGAGACTCAGAACTTATCAGAAAAGTTAGGGAACCTTGTTAAGGAAAAAGATGTGCTTATTTTAGAAGGAGACTTAGGTGCTGGTAAGACAACATTTACAAAAGGTCTTGCAAAAGGACTTGGTGTGAAACGAGTGGTAAATAGTCCGACATTCAATATTATTAAAGAGTATAAAGGAAGATTACCACTATATCATATGGACGTGTATCGTTTAGCGGAAAGTGAAGAAGATTTAGGGTTTGATGAGTATTTTTATGGTGAAGGTATAACAGTAGTAGAATGGGCTCATTTAATTGAATCTTTTTTACCAAATGAGAAATTAAAAATAAGCTTGTTCCATACAGGTGATGACACAAGGAAAATTGTGTTAGAACCAAGTGGTGAACGTTATATTAGATTATGTGAGGAGCTATTACAAGATGAAAGTACTAGCAATTGA
- the tsaB gene encoding tRNA (adenosine(37)-N6)-threonylcarbamoyltransferase complex dimerization subunit type 1 TsaB codes for MKVLAIDTSNYVMGVSLIDGNTVTGEIITNLTKNHSVRLMPAVEQLLKECNVKTKELDKIVVAAGPGSYTGVRIGVTVAKTLAWSLQIPIVGVSSLEVVAANGANFQGVICPLFDGRRGQIYTGLYTYKEGQLSSIEDDRIVLIVDWLQMLKDKGQPVLFIGNDVEQHKETIVGYLGDQAVFASCTKNNPRPSELAFLGLQKEEQSVHTFVPSYLRLAEAEAKWLESQKK; via the coding sequence ATGAAAGTACTAGCAATTGATACTTCAAATTATGTAATGGGTGTTTCTCTTATAGATGGAAATACTGTTACCGGAGAAATCATTACGAATTTAACCAAAAATCATTCTGTACGCCTTATGCCCGCAGTAGAACAACTTCTAAAGGAATGTAATGTAAAAACGAAAGAGTTAGATAAAATCGTTGTAGCTGCTGGTCCTGGATCTTATACAGGGGTTCGAATTGGTGTGACTGTTGCAAAAACGTTAGCTTGGTCATTGCAAATACCGATTGTCGGTGTGTCTAGTTTAGAAGTAGTGGCGGCGAACGGAGCTAATTTTCAAGGCGTTATTTGTCCATTGTTTGATGGGCGTCGCGGACAAATTTATACGGGCCTGTATACATATAAAGAAGGACAGTTATCTTCTATAGAAGATGATCGAATAGTTCTTATTGTGGATTGGTTACAGATGTTAAAAGATAAAGGACAACCTGTTTTATTTATCGGCAATGACGTAGAGCAGCATAAAGAAACGATTGTAGGATATTTAGGGGACCAAGCTGTGTTTGCTTCTTGTACAAAGAACAACCCAAGACCAAGTGAACTAGCATTTTTAGGATTACAAAAAGAAGAGCAAAGTGTGCATACATTTGTTCCAAGCTATCTTCGTTTAGCAGAAGCAGAAGCAAAATGGCTAGAAAGTCAAAAAAAATAG
- the rimI gene encoding ribosomal protein S18-alanine N-acetyltransferase, translating into MDITFRKMTTDDIAQIVVIEEASFSTPWTADAFHRELTMNEYAHYVVIEKDGVVIGYCGLWIIIDESHITNIAILPEYRGQKLGDALMKEVMDHARVMGAKTMTLEVRVSNEVAKQLYRKYGFQNGGIRKRYYTDNYEDGLVMWVNI; encoded by the coding sequence ATGGATATTACATTTAGAAAGATGACGACCGATGATATTGCTCAAATTGTAGTAATTGAAGAAGCGTCATTCTCAACTCCTTGGACTGCCGATGCATTCCATCGTGAACTGACGATGAATGAATATGCACATTATGTCGTAATAGAAAAAGATGGTGTAGTAATTGGATACTGTGGATTGTGGATTATTATTGATGAATCACATATTACGAACATAGCCATCTTGCCAGAATATCGCGGTCAAAAGCTTGGGGATGCCTTGATGAAAGAGGTAATGGATCACGCAAGAGTAATGGGAGCAAAAACGATGACACTTGAAGTACGGGTATCAAATGAAGTAGCAAAACAGTTATACCGAAAATACGGATTCCAAAATGGTGGGATTCGTAAACGATACTATACAGACAATTATGAAGATGGTCTTGTAATGTGGGTGAATATATAA
- the tsaD gene encoding tRNA (adenosine(37)-N6)-threonylcarbamoyltransferase complex transferase subunit TsaD: MEKNTIILGIETSCDETAVAVVKNGTEIVANVVASQIESHKRFGGVVPEIASRHHVEQITVVLEEALKQANITFEDIDAIAVTEGPGLVGALLIGVNAAKAVAFAHNIPLVGVHHIAGHIYANRLVKELQFPLLSLVVSGGHTELVYMKEHGSFEVIGETRDDAAGEAYDKVARTLSMPYPGGPHIDRLAHEGNPIIDLPRAWLEPDSYDFSFSGLKSAVINTVHNAKQRGEEIAPEDLAASFQASVIDVLVTKAVRAAEAYGIKQVLLAGGVAANKGLRARLEEEFAKKEEIELIIPPLSLCTDNAAMIAAAGTIAYEQGKRATLALNANPGLDIEA; the protein is encoded by the coding sequence ATGGAAAAAAATACGATTATACTTGGTATTGAAACGAGCTGTGATGAAACAGCTGTAGCAGTTGTTAAAAATGGAACAGAAATAGTAGCAAATGTTGTCGCTTCACAAATTGAAAGCCATAAGCGTTTTGGCGGAGTTGTGCCGGAAATTGCATCACGTCATCATGTAGAACAAATCACAGTTGTTTTAGAAGAAGCATTAAAACAGGCGAACATTACATTTGAAGATATTGATGCAATTGCTGTGACGGAAGGACCTGGTTTAGTAGGAGCACTTTTAATAGGGGTAAATGCAGCGAAAGCAGTTGCTTTCGCTCATAATATTCCTCTTGTTGGTGTTCATCATATTGCGGGGCATATTTATGCGAATCGCTTAGTAAAAGAACTACAATTCCCGTTGTTATCACTTGTTGTGTCTGGGGGGCATACAGAGCTTGTTTATATGAAAGAACATGGTTCGTTTGAAGTAATTGGTGAAACGAGAGATGATGCGGCAGGAGAAGCATATGATAAAGTCGCGCGTACATTATCTATGCCATATCCAGGTGGTCCTCATATTGATCGCCTTGCCCATGAAGGGAATCCGATAATTGATTTACCTCGTGCGTGGCTAGAACCAGATTCTTACGATTTTAGCTTTAGTGGATTGAAATCAGCAGTTATCAACACTGTGCATAACGCAAAACAACGCGGAGAAGAAATTGCACCAGAGGATTTAGCAGCTAGCTTCCAAGCAAGTGTAATAGATGTACTAGTAACGAAAGCAGTGCGTGCGGCAGAAGCGTATGGTATAAAACAAGTGCTTCTTGCTGGTGGTGTTGCAGCGAATAAAGGTCTTCGTGCACGTTTAGAGGAAGAGTTTGCGAAAAAAGAAGAAATTGAGCTTATTATTCCACCGTTATCCTTGTGCACAGACAATGCAGCGATGATTGCAGCAGCAGGCACAATTGCATATGAACAAGGGAAACGCGCGACATTAGCACTAAATGCAAATCCAGGACTAGATATTGAAGCATAG
- a CDS encoding ATP-binding cassette domain-containing protein, whose amino-acid sequence MILLQVNGLSKLYGAETILANIKLEVQTKDRIALVGRNGAGKSTLLKIIAGELSHDGGEIIKPKDVSIGYLAQNTGLETTLTIWDEMLTVFSHLQQMEKKLRRLEQEMGQEENFSNAATYEKLLADYDQLQLDYKDQGGYQYEADIRSILSGLGFPVETHQTTISTLSGGQKTRLALGKLLLTKPDLLILDEPTNHLDIDTLTWLEQYLQGYPGAILIVSHDRYFLDKLVTQVYEISNKESRRYIGNYSKYLDLKAALYEQEMKRYEKQQEEIAKLEDFVQKNIARASTTKRAQSRQKQLDRMELLTRPLGDSKSASFHFDIEKQSGNDVLQVKDVSIGYDKEPIIEHVNMRLTRGDSVALVGPNGIGKSTLLKSIVNKLNTLSGEVSFGSNVSIGYYDQEQANLTSSKRVLNELWDDYPLQPEKEIRTILGNFLFTGDDVLKPVSSLSGGQKARLALAKLMMQKSNLLILDEPTNHLDLNSKEILENALIDYPGTLLFVSHDRYFINRVTTTVVELSIDGAQEYLGDYDYYIEKKNEMIERAEFEQQEEDAPVQKTIAQEKLNYLEEKERKKQERQRTRKIEEIEQNIANLEAEIEQLEAELCLPEVYADYERASEITTAKQTKQEELEKFMAEWEELHV is encoded by the coding sequence TTGATTTTATTACAAGTGAATGGGCTTTCAAAATTATACGGTGCTGAAACAATTCTTGCAAACATTAAATTGGAAGTTCAAACAAAAGATCGCATTGCACTAGTTGGTCGAAATGGTGCTGGAAAATCTACATTATTAAAAATAATTGCTGGTGAATTATCTCACGATGGTGGAGAAATTATAAAACCAAAAGATGTTTCTATTGGATACTTAGCCCAAAATACTGGGTTAGAAACCACTTTAACAATTTGGGATGAAATGCTTACTGTCTTTTCTCATTTGCAGCAAATGGAAAAGAAACTTCGAAGGCTAGAGCAGGAAATGGGGCAGGAAGAGAACTTTTCCAATGCTGCTACGTACGAGAAATTACTCGCTGATTATGATCAATTACAGTTAGACTACAAAGATCAAGGTGGTTACCAATATGAAGCGGATATTCGCTCCATTTTAAGTGGACTTGGTTTTCCGGTCGAAACACACCAAACAACAATTTCTACGTTAAGTGGCGGACAGAAAACAAGACTTGCTCTTGGGAAGCTACTGCTAACAAAACCAGACTTACTCATCTTGGACGAGCCAACGAACCATTTAGATATCGATACATTAACATGGCTTGAACAATATTTACAAGGCTACCCTGGAGCTATTTTAATCGTTTCCCACGACCGCTACTTTTTAGATAAGCTTGTTACACAAGTATATGAAATTTCTAATAAAGAAAGCAGACGATATATTGGTAACTACAGTAAATATTTAGATTTAAAAGCTGCACTGTATGAGCAGGAAATGAAGCGTTATGAGAAACAACAAGAGGAAATTGCTAAACTTGAAGACTTCGTCCAAAAGAATATTGCCCGTGCGTCTACAACAAAACGTGCACAAAGTCGTCAAAAGCAGTTAGACAGAATGGAATTACTAACTAGACCATTAGGTGACTCTAAATCTGCATCCTTCCACTTTGATATCGAAAAACAAAGTGGAAACGACGTATTACAAGTAAAAGATGTTTCTATCGGATATGACAAAGAACCGATTATTGAACATGTAAACATGCGCTTAACCCGCGGTGATAGCGTTGCACTAGTCGGTCCAAATGGTATTGGAAAATCTACATTATTAAAATCAATTGTGAATAAATTAAACACACTAAGCGGTGAAGTTTCTTTCGGTTCAAATGTATCTATTGGATATTATGATCAAGAACAAGCAAACTTAACATCATCTAAGCGTGTCTTAAACGAACTATGGGATGATTATCCACTTCAGCCAGAAAAAGAAATTCGCACGATACTCGGTAACTTCTTATTCACTGGGGATGATGTATTAAAACCTGTATCTTCTCTAAGTGGTGGTCAAAAAGCTCGATTAGCTCTAGCGAAATTGATGATGCAAAAATCTAATCTACTGATTCTCGATGAGCCAACAAACCATCTTGATTTAAATAGTAAAGAAATTTTAGAGAATGCCTTAATTGATTATCCAGGAACTCTTTTATTCGTTTCCCATGATCGCTATTTTATTAACCGTGTCACAACTACAGTCGTTGAGTTATCAATAGATGGTGCACAAGAATATTTAGGTGACTATGACTACTATATTGAAAAGAAAAATGAAATGATTGAACGTGCGGAGTTTGAACAACAAGAAGAGGATGCACCAGTCCAAAAGACTATTGCTCAAGAAAAATTAAATTATCTTGAAGAAAAAGAACGTAAAAAGCAGGAACGTCAACGTACCCGAAAAATTGAAGAAATCGAACAAAACATTGCAAATTTAGAAGCAGAAATTGAACAATTAGAAGCGGAACTTTGTCTACCTGAAGTATATGCCGACTACGAACGAGCTAGTGAGATTACAACAGCAAAGCAAACAAAACAAGAAGAATTAGAGAAGTTTATGGCGGAATGGGAAGAGTTACACGTATAA
- a CDS encoding redox-sensing transcriptional repressor Rex: protein MDQQKIPQATAKRLPLYYRFIQNLSLSGKQRVSSAELSEAVKVDSATIRRDFSYFGALGKKGYGYNVNYLLSFFRETLDQDDITRVALIGVGNLGTAFLHYNFTKNNNTKIEMAFDVNEEKVGKEIGGIPVYHLDELEERLTNDIQVAILTVPATVAQAVADRLAETNVHGILNFTPARLNVSDNIRIHHIDLAVELQTLVYFLKNYPQ, encoded by the coding sequence ATGGATCAGCAAAAGATTCCGCAGGCCACTGCCAAACGGTTGCCTCTATACTATCGATTTATCCAAAACTTATCTCTTTCTGGTAAGCAGCGTGTTTCATCGGCAGAATTGAGTGAAGCGGTGAAGGTAGATTCCGCGACAATTCGAAGAGACTTTTCATATTTTGGAGCGTTAGGAAAAAAGGGATATGGATATAATGTGAATTATTTACTATCATTTTTTCGAGAAACGCTTGATCAAGACGATATAACACGTGTAGCACTTATTGGAGTAGGTAATTTAGGGACAGCTTTCTTACATTACAATTTCACGAAAAATAATAATACAAAGATTGAAATGGCGTTTGATGTCAATGAGGAGAAAGTTGGAAAAGAAATCGGAGGAATTCCTGTATATCATTTAGATGAATTAGAAGAGCGTTTGACAAATGATATCCAGGTGGCAATATTAACAGTACCTGCTACCGTTGCACAAGCTGTGGCAGATCGATTGGCCGAAACAAATGTACACGGAATTTTAAATTTTACACCGGCACGATTAAATGTGTCAGACAATATAAGAATTCATCATATTGATTTAGCTGTAGAATTACAAACACTTGTTTATTTTTTGAAAAATTATCCACAATAA
- a CDS encoding YdiK family protein codes for MRNSPLFMAALYFLLGCVFTRFAITNVTDTIWNFGTLLFAAMATIDFNLALRLILVKFRKKKPQ; via the coding sequence ATGAGGAACTCACCATTGTTCATGGCAGCACTATATTTCCTTCTTGGATGTGTCTTTACACGTTTCGCAATTACGAACGTTACAGATACAATTTGGAACTTTGGGACACTACTGTTTGCTGCTATGGCAACAATTGATTTTAATTTGGCACTTCGACTTATCTTAGTCAAATTTAGAAAGAAAAAACCACAATAA
- a CDS encoding CPBP family intramembrane glutamic endopeptidase, with the protein MKKQYWWIIVTYILMQLSGIVGMWLLLKTGLYDNMAVSREQKIQIMAGHWSIISFFIALCIILWLLRTDIRERHLDTKRASTSATIGWIFIGFFLAMFAQILAANIEIRLFGINPGSQNTQDLMEIARATPWFLIVISIIGPILEEIVFRKILFGTLYKRFNFFIAAIISSLVFAAIHFDFTHLLVYTSMGLVFAFLYVKTKRIIVPIMAHVAMNTLVAITQVLVSNEQIQEMIKQAEKMQGFIGGF; encoded by the coding sequence TTGAAAAAACAATATTGGTGGATTATAGTTACATATATTCTGATGCAACTATCGGGAATTGTCGGAATGTGGCTCCTTTTAAAAACAGGACTATATGATAATATGGCAGTTTCACGCGAGCAAAAAATACAAATCATGGCTGGTCACTGGTCCATCATCAGCTTTTTTATTGCATTATGTATTATACTTTGGCTCCTTAGAACCGATATCCGTGAAAGACATTTAGATACGAAGCGGGCTAGCACCTCTGCTACAATCGGCTGGATTTTTATCGGTTTCTTTTTAGCTATGTTTGCTCAAATACTTGCAGCTAATATTGAAATACGATTATTTGGAATTAATCCTGGCTCCCAAAATACTCAAGATTTGATGGAAATAGCAAGAGCTACTCCATGGTTTCTTATTGTTATATCTATCATCGGTCCTATTTTAGAAGAGATTGTCTTTAGAAAAATTTTATTTGGAACACTCTATAAAAGATTTAATTTCTTTATCGCGGCAATTATTAGTTCGCTTGTTTTCGCGGCAATTCACTTTGATTTTACACACTTGTTAGTATACACTTCCATGGGACTTGTTTTCGCTTTTCTATATGTGAAAACGAAACGAATCATCGTTCCTATTATGGCTCACGTTGCGATGAATACATTAGTTGCAATAACCCAAGTACTAGTAAGTAACGAACAAATACAAGAAATGATTAAACAAGCAGAAAAAATGCAAGGATTTATCGGAGGATTTTAA
- the groES gene encoding co-chaperone GroES: MLKPLGDRVVIELVQAEEKTASGIVLPDTAKEKPQEGKVIAVGTGRVLENGERVALEVAAGDLIIFSKYAGTEVKYEGTDYLILRESDILAIIG; this comes from the coding sequence ATGCTAAAGCCATTAGGTGATCGCGTTGTAATTGAGCTTGTTCAAGCAGAAGAAAAAACAGCAAGTGGTATTGTATTACCAGACACTGCAAAAGAAAAACCACAAGAGGGTAAAGTTATTGCAGTAGGTACTGGTCGAGTGCTTGAAAATGGTGAGCGTGTTGCTTTAGAGGTAGCAGCAGGTGATCTTATCATCTTCTCAAAATATGCAGGTACTGAAGTGAAATACGAAGGTACAGACTACTTGATTTTACGTGAAAGTGACATTTTAGCAATTATCGGTTAA
- the groL gene encoding chaperonin GroEL (60 kDa chaperone family; promotes refolding of misfolded polypeptides especially under stressful conditions; forms two stacked rings of heptamers to form a barrel-shaped 14mer; ends can be capped by GroES; misfolded proteins enter the barrel where they are refolded when GroES binds) yields the protein MAKDIKFSEEARRSMLRGVDTLANAVKVTLGPKGRNVVLEKKFGSPLITNDGVTIAKEIELEDAFENMGAKLVAEVASKTNDVAGDGTTTATVLAQAMILEGLKNVTAGANPMGLRKGIEKAVVAAVEELKAISKPIEGKSSIAQVAAISAADEEVGKLIAEAMERVGNDGVITLEESKGFTTELDVVEGMQFDRGYASPYMITDSDKMEAVLDNPYILITDKKISNIQEILPVLEQVVQQGKPLLIIAEDVEGEALATLVVNKLRGTFNVVAVKAPGFGDRRKAMLEDIAILTGGEVITEELGRDLKSATVASLGRAGKVVVTKENTTVVEGIGNTEQIEARIGQIRAQLEETTSEFDREKLQERLAKLAGGVAVIKVGAATETELKERKLRIEDALNSTRAAVEEGIVAGGGTSLMNVYTKVAGLAAEGDEATGINIVLRALEEPVRQIAINAGLEGSVVVERLKGEKVGVGFNAATGEWVNMLESGIVDPAKVTRSALQNAASVAAMFLTTEAVVADKPEPNAPAMPDMGGMGMGGMGGMM from the coding sequence ATGGCAAAAGATATTAAATTTAGTGAAGAAGCACGTCGTTCGATGCTTCGCGGTGTCGACACTCTTGCAAACGCAGTAAAAGTAACGCTTGGACCAAAAGGTCGTAACGTTGTACTTGAGAAAAAATTTGGTTCACCACTTATTACAAATGATGGTGTAACAATTGCCAAAGAAATCGAATTAGAAGATGCATTTGAAAACATGGGTGCAAAATTAGTAGCAGAAGTTGCTAGCAAAACAAATGACGTAGCTGGTGACGGAACAACAACTGCAACTGTATTAGCACAAGCTATGATTCTTGAAGGTTTAAAAAACGTAACAGCTGGTGCAAACCCAATGGGTCTTCGTAAAGGTATCGAAAAAGCTGTTGTTGCAGCAGTAGAAGAATTAAAAGCAATTTCTAAACCAATCGAAGGTAAATCTTCTATCGCGCAAGTAGCTGCTATTTCTGCTGCTGACGAAGAAGTAGGTAAACTAATTGCTGAAGCAATGGAGCGCGTTGGTAACGACGGCGTTATTACTTTAGAAGAATCTAAAGGATTCACAACAGAATTAGATGTAGTAGAAGGTATGCAATTTGATCGTGGATATGCATCTCCTTACATGATTACTGATTCTGACAAAATGGAAGCAGTGCTTGATAATCCATACATCTTAATCACTGACAAAAAGATTTCTAACATTCAAGAAATCTTACCAGTGTTAGAGCAAGTGGTACAACAAGGTAAACCACTTCTTATCATCGCAGAAGATGTAGAGGGCGAAGCATTAGCTACATTAGTAGTGAACAAACTTCGTGGTACATTCAATGTAGTAGCTGTTAAAGCTCCTGGATTCGGTGACCGTCGTAAAGCAATGTTAGAAGATATCGCAATCTTAACTGGTGGCGAAGTAATCACTGAAGAATTAGGACGCGACTTAAAATCTGCTACAGTTGCATCTTTAGGACGCGCTGGTAAAGTGGTTGTAACGAAAGAAAACACAACTGTAGTTGAAGGTATAGGCAACACTGAACAAATCGAAGCTCGCATCGGTCAAATCCGTGCGCAGTTAGAAGAAACTACTTCTGAATTCGATCGTGAAAAATTACAAGAACGTCTTGCTAAACTTGCAGGTGGCGTAGCAGTAATTAAAGTAGGTGCAGCAACTGAAACTGAGTTAAAAGAGCGTAAACTTCGTATTGAAGATGCACTTAACTCAACTCGTGCAGCAGTAGAAGAAGGTATTGTTGCAGGTGGCGGTACTTCACTTATGAACGTATATACAAAAGTAGCTGGTCTTGCAGCTGAAGGCGACGAAGCAACAGGTATCAACATTGTACTTCGTGCATTAGAAGAGCCAGTTCGCCAAATCGCAATCAACGCTGGTCTAGAAGGATCTGTTGTTGTAGAACGCTTAAAAGGCGAAAAAGTAGGCGTTGGTTTTAACGCAGCAACAGGCGAATGGGTAAACATGCTTGAGTCTGGTATCGTAGATCCAGCAAAAGTAACTCGTTCAGCACTTCAAAACGCAGCATCTGTTGCAGCAATGTTCTTAACAACTGAAGCTGTAGTTGCTGATAAGCCAGAACCAAATGCTCCAGCAATGCCTGATATGGGCGGCATGGGCATGGGCGGTATGGGCGGCATGATGTAA
- the guaA gene encoding glutamine-hydrolyzing GMP synthase, with the protein MKKQHDTIIVLDFGSQYNQLIARRIREFGVYSELHPHTITAEEIKAMNPKGIIFSGGPNSVYGENAFHCDEKIFELGLPIFGICYGMQLMTKHFGGKVERANHREYGKAVLKVENESKLYANLPEEQVVWMSHGDLVTGLPEGFVVDATSESCPIAGMSNEAQNLYGVQFHPEVRHSEHGNDLIKNFVFGACGCSEGWNMENFIEVELEKIRETVGDKKVLCALSGGVDSSVVAVLIHKAIGDQLTCIFVDHGLLRKGEAEGVMKTFSEGFHMNVIKVDAKERFMSKLKGVEDPEQKRKIIGNEFIYVFDDEASKLQGMDFLAQGTLYTDIVESGTATAQTIKSHHNVGGLPEDMQFKLIEPLNTLFKDEVRVLGSELGIPDEIVWRQPFPGPGLGIRVLGEITEEKLEIVRESDAILREEIQKAGLDREIWQYFTALPGMRSVGVMGDERTYDYTVGIRAVTSIDGMTADWARIPWDVLEKISVRIVNEVKHVNRIVYDVTSKPPATIEWE; encoded by the coding sequence TTGAAAAAACAGCACGATACGATTATCGTTTTAGATTTTGGGAGTCAGTACAATCAGTTAATTGCACGTAGAATTCGTGAGTTCGGTGTATACAGTGAACTTCATCCACATACAATTACTGCAGAAGAAATTAAAGCAATGAATCCAAAAGGGATTATTTTCTCTGGTGGACCGAACAGTGTATATGGTGAAAATGCATTCCACTGTGATGAAAAAATCTTTGAACTAGGCTTACCGATCTTTGGTATTTGTTACGGTATGCAACTTATGACAAAACACTTTGGTGGAAAAGTAGAACGTGCAAACCATCGTGAGTACGGAAAAGCAGTTCTTAAAGTAGAGAACGAATCAAAATTATATGCAAACCTTCCAGAAGAGCAAGTTGTATGGATGAGTCATGGTGACTTAGTAACAGGTTTACCAGAAGGATTCGTAGTAGACGCAACAAGTGAATCTTGTCCAATTGCTGGTATGAGTAATGAAGCGCAAAACTTATACGGTGTACAATTCCACCCAGAAGTACGTCATTCAGAGCACGGAAATGATTTAATCAAAAACTTCGTATTCGGCGCGTGTGGTTGTTCTGAAGGATGGAACATGGAAAACTTTATCGAAGTAGAGTTAGAAAAAATTCGTGAAACAGTTGGCGACAAAAAGGTCTTATGTGCACTTAGTGGTGGTGTAGATTCTTCAGTTGTAGCTGTATTAATTCATAAAGCAATTGGTGATCAACTAACTTGTATCTTCGTTGATCACGGTTTACTTCGTAAAGGAGAAGCTGAAGGCGTTATGAAAACATTTAGCGAAGGCTTCCACATGAACGTTATTAAGGTGGACGCAAAAGAACGCTTTATGAGCAAGTTAAAAGGTGTAGAAGATCCAGAACAAAAACGTAAAATCATCGGTAACGAGTTTATCTATGTATTTGATGATGAAGCATCAAAGCTACAAGGAATGGACTTCTTAGCACAAGGTACACTGTACACTGACATCGTTGAAAGTGGTACAGCAACTGCACAAACAATTAAGTCTCACCATAACGTTGGCGGACTTCCAGAAGATATGCAATTCAAATTAATTGAACCATTAAATACGTTATTTAAAGATGAAGTACGTGTATTAGGATCAGAACTAGGAATTCCTGATGAAATCGTGTGGCGTCAACCGTTCCCAGGTCCAGGACTTGGTATTCGTGTATTAGGCGAAATTACAGAAGAAAAATTAGAAATCGTTCGTGAGTCTGATGCGATTTTACGCGAAGAAATCCAAAAAGCAGGATTAGATCGTGAAATTTGGCAATACTTCACTGCACTTCCTGGTATGCGTAGTGTAGGTGTTATGGGTGACGAGCGTACTTATGACTACACAGTAGGTATTCGTGCGGTAACATCTATCGATGGTATGACAGCTGACTGGGCACGTATCCCTTGGGACGTATTAGAGAAAATCTCTGTACGTATCGTAAACGAAGTAAAACACGTTAACCGTATCGTGTATGATGTAACGAGTAAGCCACCGGCAACTATCGAGTGGGAATAG